In one Candidatus Margulisiibacteriota bacterium genomic region, the following are encoded:
- a CDS encoding choice-of-anchor Q domain-containing protein yields the protein MDFPNNDYRLTKNAVVINAGNNAIWDYASTMNFGYGTITQDIAGMPRITGSAIDLGAYEYQGASSGSTGDTQSSGNIIIKGLITDFNFHPVPYALVGLINSKVATMSNPAQLLTSYNTISTINGTFTLSLPQEITLSSVALIFAKNSVAGPYIDQLFGSHINTTQDYIYTIAVVNVQPTINVIGTVNMLLKEYQQTVQVVSAGIPVTGDFILNVSPQQVSITTPDLVTQLMYGDVINATGPVITFSVAAATPYYEINLYEHVFNGPGYNSVNAVTGTHNVTLLLDSLTANNTTVTLDLTITNNGGPSPNNYVAQNLQSHIYYNTLQEALNAASPNAIIQIVTSSILEHDVIWPDKDDISIVGAPSYNVTWMVGTAGQRHLMQNNARHWMLKGIQFTYGRGDFGGVIQISTDSVSERLTIDSCTFQFPSANYGGVAYTSGPKSQIVVLNSTFNYCLAGMGGAFYQGNITVKNSVFNHSGYFMGAPNPSTAYGGLMAADTAQGFIKMYDSQIINNGSAGGSGGIGGHGGVFYLTTVELTNCVVTGSRAWFGGVFDNCDDVTLNGTSIIGSEVSQGGGVSWLSPMVAINSIFSNNQDTGGQPSGIFTNAADTLINCLVVTNSSSKAIWVNNKHLLLNTTVAQNFGPIYEASGVASFYAKNSILAGDFDAATASTNYSTVTFNNSIFTDSSIPIQICVTNNVSGFFLSDFKSDYSIVSSSVAIGAGSISLWNSASLNVTTDIAGNPRIVSNSIDIGAYEYTGPVYVASLNPAMITLNISDGSLPIAAAIVQVKTYKIRNDGGSDFVATMNLIADINGLVAFNTNITGNYFVETITTSKNYVGKMKEYVITSARNISETVTLLAAPFTISGKAYNEYAVAVSGVLVYAIPEAYANDIFNWYSTPSATDSSFYDVNEAVTNINGIYNLQVCSLNWGIYTDSSNGPPLPIRPSINIQGDYSGLNFMVNTNPSINGTIVKIKVSNETDAVVQNVRLEYYMYSIATNNNNQLITSNAKNTGADGIVSFNVFAAGNYFIKMFLLYDGYVSKTKYIVVDSDRMISHSVTVTPAPYSISGRIINDVGAGQQGIEVMSAPTHAVQAIIDWYADPNKKDTGYFNFAGAKTGFDGSYSLAVNANDWWVLCSVTDNASPITINTFVTVPPSVNLGDLVLDSNPGENSLSLKIGVQNNAGQPIAGAKASFRLMRATNYGSTFINYYYKNVDQNGLVTFNLSLTGNYQIEFICTSENYQGKFKDFVITGDRMVSESITLTAAPYAVTGRIIDNLGSALVSADVYGLPSANYATIMGWFNITGNKSDLPYYDCLAGASDMNGSYKLMGDTGSWTIMVAATTNDYPRVICNLDVPPSQNLGTYVYDNDPSSNRVVIRLNVKNENNNSLAGEVLHVSFQKMYSNDSFVWFQVTSDVSGRVTIDFSSTINYVVQIETSHKDYLKELMAYTITRDRFVSTDIFVKSAPFSISGKITDEYNNPTANVDITALVDSQFDYVASWARKQNSPTGNDVDFTFGTTTTDISGNYSLKVPTGSWAVLVQPKSSSAGILVISRSVNTPPNVSGLNFQMANFVTVNITGIVINRSNTPVNHVLVGLMKNQTGITINSIESVISNIRSSTGGSGTGTFSLSFKWVTNNEFNLMANKGKRTQQIVGDIEGGTITDTDEYMNTILRISPAQISTNINITLTIVEVTATLSGIITSEDIIVTRPLTITARTNFGVTNNYILDSMLSNMVIDTGNYELALATGNYNMEVYQTFRLGPDSYKDSIYNRAINLTSTGVTTYNIYITTPNTAPNLTINSTFYVSENQLLTITMSVLDIDGDVIRVTQYPWAWDTTQNYKVTGNGSFTYTFQTNYDHSGTYNLTFVASDGRPNGQTTQTVTVIINEINNYPQFAFLTNNFVISENQMLTFNLSITDTGDSFDLYISGLPSGATYNLGSSLFSWLPDKTQSGIYTITFTAVDTFSATVNRVFSIAVNDINGLSILSYTFKVPTNSNLMMLGLPIGDITRNMNLVYWDHNLYDYVTITGNIVKPGQAVWAKVTEDIFIDLSTKNFIVGNKSVSLNRGWNQLANPQVTTVNWDNLVISYNNETYSPIAAVSYNLIYMGAYLFNGTGYEEAGNLCLPWKGYWVAAVKPLDIIFPSKNVSINVNYVARLSAASQELVLGIKVLNTAQAQDSITLVGNDQNGKFVDNLSLPPFETKKLNIQAQKDGLNLMTCHQDFNKDKMEWNIRVENQDAGNLVLNLKELVNKTTEKYLYYLVDVKNNRTIMFVDGQATVYANGTVNDYKIQAINILSVGAISSLINYPNPFNPNVGESAKIEYVSSLSGTVIAKVRIYSILGKKLRTLDKTGTASDSLVWDGKDENGYMMPNDLYFYILTLTDTSGNEIKAKGKMVLWKK from the coding sequence TTGGATTTCCCAAATAATGATTATCGACTGACAAAAAACGCTGTTGTTATCAATGCCGGGAATAACGCCATATGGGACTATGCCTCCACTATGAATTTTGGATATGGTACTATTACTCAGGATATTGCGGGAATGCCTCGTATCACAGGAAGTGCAATAGATTTAGGTGCTTATGAATATCAGGGTGCTTCTTCCGGATCAACCGGTGATACCCAATCTTCAGGAAACATTATTATCAAAGGTCTGATAACCGATTTTAATTTCCATCCTGTCCCTTACGCTCTAGTCGGGCTGATTAACAGCAAGGTAGCCACAATGAGCAATCCTGCTCAATTATTAACAAGCTATAACACGATTTCAACAATTAACGGAACCTTTACGCTTTCGCTTCCGCAGGAAATTACACTTTCTTCAGTAGCCCTTATTTTTGCCAAAAACAGTGTGGCCGGTCCTTACATCGATCAGCTGTTCGGGTCACATATAAATACAACTCAGGATTATATTTATACGATAGCTGTTGTTAATGTTCAGCCTACAATTAATGTAATAGGTACTGTAAATATGTTACTTAAAGAATACCAGCAGACGGTACAGGTGGTTTCGGCAGGCATCCCGGTGACAGGAGATTTTATTCTGAATGTTTCTCCTCAGCAGGTAAGTATAACAACCCCTGATCTTGTGACTCAGTTAATGTACGGAGATGTTATCAACGCAACCGGACCGGTAATAACTTTTAGTGTCGCCGCGGCAACTCCTTATTATGAAATAAATTTGTATGAACATGTTTTTAATGGTCCCGGATACAATTCCGTAAACGCGGTTACCGGGACACATAATGTAACCCTTCTGCTCGATTCGCTTACAGCTAATAATACTACTGTAACACTGGACCTGACCATCACAAACAATGGAGGACCTTCTCCCAATAATTATGTTGCCCAAAACTTACAATCGCATATTTACTATAATACTTTACAAGAGGCTTTGAATGCTGCTTCTCCTAATGCCATTATTCAAATTGTTACTTCCAGCATTCTGGAACATGACGTGATTTGGCCGGACAAGGATGATATTTCGATTGTAGGCGCACCTTCATATAATGTTACCTGGATGGTGGGAACAGCCGGACAGCGGCATCTGATGCAAAACAATGCCCGCCACTGGATGCTTAAAGGTATTCAGTTTACTTATGGCCGCGGCGATTTCGGCGGAGTTATACAGATATCTACCGACAGCGTTTCCGAAAGGCTCACGATCGACAGTTGTACTTTTCAATTCCCCTCTGCCAATTATGGCGGTGTTGCATACACCTCGGGCCCCAAGAGCCAAATTGTGGTATTAAATTCAACTTTTAATTATTGTTTGGCCGGTATGGGCGGAGCGTTTTATCAGGGAAATATAACTGTAAAAAACTCAGTATTTAATCATAGCGGTTATTTTATGGGCGCGCCTAATCCTTCAACTGCGTATGGCGGTTTGATGGCGGCAGATACAGCCCAGGGGTTTATTAAAATGTATGATTCGCAAATTATTAATAACGGCAGCGCCGGTGGCAGCGGCGGAATCGGCGGTCATGGCGGTGTTTTTTATTTGACAACTGTAGAATTAACCAATTGTGTCGTAACTGGTAGCAGAGCATGGTTCGGTGGAGTTTTCGACAATTGCGATGATGTAACTCTCAATGGCACAAGCATAATCGGAAGCGAGGTTAGCCAGGGTGGAGGCGTTTCCTGGTTAAGCCCGATGGTTGCTATCAATTCGATTTTCTCCAATAATCAGGATACCGGGGGTCAACCGAGCGGAATTTTTACCAATGCCGCGGACACCCTGATAAACTGTCTGGTGGTTACCAATAGTTCCTCCAAAGCTATCTGGGTAAACAATAAACATCTTCTTTTAAATACAACTGTTGCCCAGAACTTCGGACCTATTTACGAGGCAAGCGGAGTTGCCAGTTTTTACGCCAAAAACAGTATTCTGGCCGGCGACTTTGACGCGGCAACGGCAAGCACAAACTATTCTACAGTAACTTTTAACAATTCTATTTTTACCGATTCTTCCATACCCATACAGATTTGCGTAACCAATAATGTTTCCGGGTTTTTTCTTAGTGATTTCAAATCCGATTATTCGATAGTCAGTTCCAGTGTAGCCATTGGAGCAGGCTCAATCAGTCTTTGGAATTCAGCCTCGCTGAATGTAACCACTGATATCGCCGGTAATCCCAGAATAGTCAGTAATTCCATAGACATCGGCGCCTACGAATATACAGGCCCGGTTTATGTCGCTTCATTAAATCCGGCAATGATAACACTGAATATAAGTGACGGTTCGCTGCCTATAGCTGCTGCAATAGTGCAGGTTAAGACCTATAAGATAAGAAATGACGGCGGCAGCGATTTTGTAGCTACCATGAATTTGATCGCCGATATTAACGGGTTAGTAGCCTTTAATACAAATATTACCGGTAATTATTTTGTCGAGACCATCACAACATCCAAAAATTATGTAGGCAAGATGAAGGAATATGTAATTACTTCAGCCAGAAATATCAGCGAAACTGTTACCTTACTGGCTGCGCCTTTTACAATCAGCGGTAAAGCTTATAATGAATATGCTGTTGCGGTAAGTGGAGTTTTGGTTTACGCCATACCCGAGGCTTATGCGAATGATATTTTTAACTGGTATTCAACTCCTTCGGCTACAGATTCATCTTTTTATGATGTAAATGAGGCCGTGACTAACATTAACGGAATTTATAACTTGCAGGTTTGTTCGCTGAACTGGGGAATATATACGGATTCAAGTAATGGACCTCCGTTACCCATCCGGCCATCTATTAATATTCAGGGCGATTATAGTGGATTGAACTTTATGGTGAATACCAACCCCAGTATTAATGGAACAATTGTTAAAATTAAAGTTTCCAACGAAACAGATGCGGTTGTGCAAAATGTACGATTGGAATATTACATGTACAGCATTGCCACAAATAATAATAACCAATTAATAACCAGTAATGCCAAAAATACCGGAGCAGACGGAATAGTTTCCTTTAATGTCTTCGCTGCCGGTAATTACTTTATCAAAATGTTTTTGCTTTATGACGGTTATGTAAGCAAAACAAAATATATTGTAGTGGATAGTGATAGGATGATAAGCCACTCTGTTACAGTTACTCCCGCACCATACAGTATCAGCGGAAGAATTATCAATGATGTTGGTGCCGGCCAGCAGGGTATTGAAGTAATGTCCGCTCCGACTCATGCTGTTCAGGCTATTATTGATTGGTATGCTGATCCGAACAAAAAAGATACCGGCTATTTTAATTTTGCCGGAGCCAAGACCGGTTTCGACGGTTCCTATAGTCTGGCAGTGAATGCCAATGACTGGTGGGTACTCTGTTCCGTAACCGATAACGCTTCACCGATCACTATCAATACATTTGTTACTGTCCCGCCTTCGGTAAATTTGGGCGATTTGGTGCTGGACAGTAATCCCGGCGAAAATTCGCTGAGTTTAAAAATTGGAGTTCAAAACAATGCCGGACAACCAATAGCAGGAGCAAAAGCCAGTTTCCGGCTTATGCGTGCGACAAATTACGGCAGCACGTTTATTAATTACTATTATAAGAACGTCGACCAAAATGGTCTGGTCACCTTTAATTTGTCCTTAACCGGCAACTATCAGATTGAGTTTATTTGTACATCGGAAAATTATCAGGGCAAATTTAAAGATTTTGTGATTACCGGAGACAGAATGGTCAGCGAGTCTATAACTCTTACCGCCGCGCCTTATGCAGTTACCGGAAGAATAATTGACAATTTGGGTTCTGCGCTTGTCAGCGCGGATGTCTACGGATTGCCGTCAGCGAACTATGCTACTATTATGGGCTGGTTCAATATAACCGGTAACAAGAGCGATCTGCCCTATTACGATTGTCTGGCCGGCGCGTCAGATATGAACGGTTCCTATAAATTAATGGGCGATACAGGCTCCTGGACAATAATGGTAGCGGCAACGACCAATGATTACCCCAGAGTTATTTGCAATCTGGATGTGCCGCCTTCACAAAATCTGGGCACGTATGTGTATGATAATGATCCGTCATCAAACAGGGTAGTTATCAGGCTTAATGTTAAAAACGAAAATAATAATTCTTTAGCCGGTGAAGTTTTACACGTATCTTTTCAAAAAATGTATTCCAATGACTCTTTTGTCTGGTTCCAGGTTACATCAGATGTTTCCGGACGCGTAACTATAGACTTCTCAAGCACTATTAATTATGTAGTACAGATAGAGACTTCGCACAAAGATTATTTAAAAGAGTTAATGGCATATACAATCACCAGAGACAGGTTCGTTTCCACTGATATTTTTGTTAAGTCAGCACCATTTTCTATTAGCGGTAAAATTACAGATGAATATAATAATCCGACTGCCAATGTAGACATTACCGCTCTGGTCGACTCGCAATTTGATTATGTTGCTTCCTGGGCCAGGAAGCAGAATTCTCCGACCGGAAATGATGTGGATTTTACATTTGGTACGACTACAACTGATATAAGCGGCAATTATTCTCTGAAAGTTCCAACCGGCAGCTGGGCTGTTTTAGTTCAACCGAAAAGTAGTTCAGCCGGAATATTGGTAATATCCAGATCCGTAAATACGCCGCCAAATGTATCCGGTCTAAACTTTCAAATGGCCAATTTTGTTACGGTTAATATCACAGGTATTGTTATCAACAGATCAAATACACCTGTTAATCATGTATTAGTCGGTTTAATGAAGAACCAGACAGGTATAACCATAAACAGCATCGAGTCTGTAATATCAAATATCAGGTCATCAACCGGTGGTTCAGGAACCGGCACTTTTAGCCTGTCCTTTAAATGGGTTACAAATAATGAGTTCAACCTGATGGCCAACAAAGGCAAGAGGACCCAGCAAATAGTTGGGGATATTGAAGGCGGGACCATTACCGATACCGATGAATATATGAATACAATTTTAAGGATAAGCCCCGCTCAGATCAGTACAAATATAAATATTACTCTTACTATAGTGGAAGTGACCGCGACATTATCCGGTATCATTACCTCCGAAGATATTATTGTTACCCGCCCGCTGACTATAACCGCCAGGACCAATTTCGGCGTGACCAATAACTATATTCTGGACAGTATGTTATCCAACATGGTTATAGATACTGGAAATTATGAATTAGCCCTGGCCACAGGCAATTACAATATGGAAGTATATCAGACGTTTAGACTCGGGCCGGATAGTTATAAAGACAGTATTTATAACAGGGCAATAAATTTAACATCAACCGGTGTTACTACCTATAATATTTATATAACTACGCCGAATACAGCCCCGAACTTAACTATCAATTCCACGTTTTATGTGTCGGAAAATCAGTTATTAACAATCACCATGAGTGTGCTGGATATAGACGGAGATGTCATCCGGGTAACCCAGTACCCCTGGGCCTGGGACACGACACAAAACTATAAAGTTACAGGTAACGGGTCATTCACTTATACCTTCCAGACCAACTACGATCACTCCGGAACATATAATCTGACCTTTGTAGCGTCTGACGGCAGACCGAATGGACAGACCACACAAACGGTTACAGTAATCATCAATGAAATTAATAATTATCCTCAGTTCGCTTTTCTGACCAATAATTTTGTGATCTCGGAAAATCAGATGCTGACCTTTAATCTGAGCATTACCGATACCGGCGATTCCTTCGATTTATATATCAGCGGACTGCCTTCAGGCGCTACTTATAATCTGGGTAGCAGTTTATTCAGCTGGCTGCCGGATAAAACTCAATCCGGTATATACACGATTACCTTTACCGCTGTAGATACTTTCAGTGCGACAGTTAACAGAGTATTTTCTATCGCCGTAAATGATATCAACGGTTTGTCCATACTCAGCTATACCTTCAAGGTCCCGACCAACAGTAATTTGATGATGCTGGGGTTACCCATTGGAGATATTACCCGGAATATGAACCTGGTTTACTGGGATCACAATCTCTATGATTATGTGACAATAACCGGTAATATTGTTAAACCCGGACAGGCTGTATGGGCTAAAGTTACCGAAGATATTTTTATTGATTTATCTACCAAAAACTTTATTGTCGGTAATAAGTCGGTTTCCCTTAATAGGGGCTGGAACCAGCTGGCCAACCCTCAGGTAACAACCGTAAACTGGGATAATCTGGTAATTTCTTATAATAATGAGACCTATTCACCGATTGCGGCTGTCAGCTACAATTTAATTTACATGGGAGCTTACCTCTTCAATGGGACTGGGTACGAAGAAGCAGGTAACTTATGTCTTCCCTGGAAAGGTTATTGGGTTGCTGCAGTCAAACCGTTAGATATTATTTTCCCAAGCAAGAATGTTTCAATAAATGTTAATTATGTAGCCAGGTTATCTGCCGCTTCTCAGGAATTGGTCCTGGGTATAAAAGTTTTAAATACCGCGCAGGCCCAGGATTCTATAACCCTGGTCGGTAATGATCAGAACGGCAAATTTGTAGATAATCTTTCACTGCCGCCTTTTGAAACTAAAAAACTTAATATACAGGCCCAAAAAGACGGTCTGAATCTGATGACATGTCATCAGGATTTTAATAAAGATAAAATGGAATGGAATATAAGAGTTGAAAATCAAGACGCGGGCAATTTGGTCCTAAATCTTAAGGAACTGGTTAACAAGACTACTGAGAAATACCTGTATTATCTGGTTGATGTAAAGAATAACAGAACAATAATGTTTGTTGACGGACAGGCCACGGTTTACGCGAACGGTACAGTGAATGATTATAAAATTCAGGCAATAAATATTCTGTCTGTCGGCGCCATATCTAGCCTGATCAATTATCCGAACCCGTTTAATCCCAATGTGGGTGAGAGCGCTAAAATAGAATATGTGTCCAGTCTTAGCGGCACTGTTATCGCTAAGGTAAGAATATATTCAATACTGGGCAAAAAACTGAGGACTTTAGATAAAACAGGTACAGCATCTGACTCTTTGGTCTGGGACGGCAAGGATGAAAACGGCTACATGATGCCCAATGACCTGTATTTTTATATATTAACTTTGACGGATACCAGTGGAAATGAAATCAAGGCAAAAGGTAAAATGGTATTATGGAAAAAATAA